One Tetrapisispora phaffii CBS 4417 chromosome 2, complete genome genomic region harbors:
- the CST9 gene encoding SUMO ligase CST9 (similar to Saccharomyces cerevisiae CST9 (YLR394W); ancestral locus Anc_4.255), with translation MFDQWFVYCGVCYRRSSAEDPLLLTSCAHILCSQHWNSSFNSCSICQAVDISVIELAEGRRMPPDIMAFFQPFNQLLETVYNVSQFQTIGLVNQCKHFQEYVIKLQATCSKQRQILYQTKAEIDSIPKLRQKIKFLESELENERMLKSNRGTKRNITNNGTNNNNKMNFLTSSSKDSFRHHSLKRSESHGFLRGSNNMSRNPPPTVDLTIDDDNNADEIFLKKLKKNANSLNTSSFPKTPDIVAESTQISESFTKDSMNGSSDPMGSLLQRRSSKEAESSITNTTDTKQKVKLPAALEKLRIIKRSNTTTVIPSRTPTDDIKKGIINHMKSSGHFNRRELSRGRSSFSSQRRNASSQQVLSKFSRK, from the coding sequence ATGTTTGATCAATGGTTTGTTTATTGCGGTGTCTGCTATCGAAGAAGCTCGGCAGAAGATCCTTTGTTATTGACCTCATGTGCTCATATATTATGTTCTCAACATTGGAACAGCTCTTTTAATTCATGTTCAATTTGTCAAGCAGTCGATATTTCGGTGATTGAATTAGCAGAAGGCAGACGTATGCCACCAGATATTATGGCGTTTTTTCAACCTTTTAATCAATTGTTGGAAACGGTGTATAATGTGTCACAGTTTCAAACAATTGGCTTAGTTAATCAATGTAAGCATTTTCAAGAATATGTTATAAAGCTACAAGCTACTTGTTCGAAGCAAAGACAGATTTTGTATCAAACTAAAGCTGAAATAGACAGCATTCCTAAGCTCAgacaaaaaattaaatttttggaGAGTGAACTAGAAAATGAGAGGATGTTAAAGTCAAATAGAGGAACTAAACGtaatataacaaataatggtactaacaataataataagatGAATTTCTTGACATCCAGTTCTAAAGATTCGTTCAGGCACCATTCATTAAAACGTTCCGAATCTCATGGGTTTTTAAGAGGTTCTAATAATATGAGTCGAAATCCACCCCCAACTGTTGATCTAAcaattgatgatgataataatgcagatgaaatatttttaaagaaactgaaaaaaaatgcAAATAGCTTAAATACTTCATCCTTCCCCAAAACACCAGATATAGTAGCAGAATCGACCCAGATTTCCGAATCATTTACAAAAGATTCTATGAATGGAAGTAGTGATCCAATGGGTTCTTTACTTCAACGAAGATCAAGTAAAGAAGCAGAGTCATCGATTACCAATACTACTGACACTAAACAGAAAGTAAAGTTACCAGCAGCATTGGAAAAACTAAgaataattaaaagaagTAACACGACAACTGTCATACCTTCTAGAACTCCAACGgatgatataaaaaaagGAATTATTAATCATATGAAAAGTAGTGGTCATTTTAATAGAAGGGAGTTAAGTAGAGGCAGATCAAGTTTTTCAAgtcaaagaa
- the PEX19 gene encoding Pex19p (similar to Saccharomyces cerevisiae PEX19 (YDL065C); ancestral locus Anc_4.250) — MTDQDYDDFDDLDDLLDEDPSKLYLSEESDIKKNSEALDDPVKTDATGDSSTDTGKASDTSQELKTMVEQLQSEFNGLMVKDPNNLNEEIVDSFKELMGMLNNTTARSGTLDKDGSNSSGTDSKQSVMNNGDFKNIVQSTLHKIRENGNNVDDEIKEEKKKATEAGMNNPNIIQDTLLNKMFSELTASGMDENIDDTILKLLTEMSNKDIIYQPMKDLYEEYEEFFEEYGKFEVGTEKDDIKIIPAEQMARYRNQMEVVKNLIALLELDDFNDTTHKSQVSDFLDELERLGESPMSSKFMKDLKGDTTKSSNDTSLPDLDKLDLENIDLKDIEKEMQESCPQQ; from the coding sequence ATGACTGACCAGGACTATGATGACTTTGATGACTTAGATGATTTACTGGATGAGGACCCATCCAAGTTATATCTTTCTGAAGAATcagatattaaaaagaattCTGAAGCCTTGGATGATCCTGTTAAAACTGATGCTACTGGAGACTCAAGTACTGACACTGGAAAGGCATCAGATACCTCTCAGGAACTGAAAACTATGGTAGAGCAGTTGCAAAGTGAATTTAATGGTTTAATGGTGAAGGATCCAAATAACcttaatgaagaaattgtaGATAGCTTCAAGGAACTGATGGGAATGTTGAACAATACTACAGCACGTTCTGGAACTTTAGATAAAGACGGTAGCAACAGTTCAGGTACAGACAGTAAACAGTCTGTAATGAATAACGGtgatttcaaaaacatCGTCCAGTCAACTTTACATAAAATTAGAGAGAATGGCAATAACGTCgatgatgaaataaaagaagagaaaaagaaagcaACAGAGGCTGGTATGAATAACccaaatattattcaagatactttattaaataaaatgttttcAGAACTGACGGCTTCAGGAATGGATGAGAATATTGATGACACAATTTTGAAACTATTAACCGAGATGTCTAACAAAGATATAATCTATCAACCAATGAAAGATTTATATGAAGAGTATGAGGAGTTTTTTGAAGAGTATGGTAAATTCGAGGTAGGTACAGAGAAGGATGACATCAAAATCATACCAGCTGAACAAATGGCCAGATATAGAAACCAGATGGAAGTAGTGAAAAACCTAATAGCCTTATTGGAATTGGATGATTTCAATGACACCACGCATAAATCCCAAGTTAGTGACTTCTTAGATGAACTGGAGAGGCTGGGAGAATCTCCAATGTCTAGTAAATTCATGAAAGACCTAAAAGGCGACACAACGAAAAGCAGCAACGATACTTCTTTACCAGATCTAGATAAATTAGACcttgaaaatattgatttgaaGGATATAGAGAAAGAAATGCAAGAGTCTTGTCCTCAACAATAA
- the UBC9 gene encoding E2 SUMO-conjugating protein UBC9 (similar to Saccharomyces cerevisiae UBC9 (YDL064W); ancestral locus Anc_4.249) translates to MSSLCLQRLQEERKKWRKDHPFSFFAKPLKKADGTMDLQHWEAGIPGKAGTLWADAVYPISIEYPDEYPSKPPKVKFPAGFYHPNIYPSGTVCLSILNEDQDWRPAITLKQIVLGVQDLLDSPNPNSPAQEPAWRAFSKNKEEYQKKVASQAKAYAK, encoded by the coding sequence ATGAGCAGTCTTTGTTTACAACGTttacaagaagaaagaaagaagtGGAGGAAAGACCATCCTTTCAGCTTTTTTGCCAAACCTTTGAAGAAGGCTGATGGTACAATGGATCTACAACACTGGGAGGCCGGTATTCCTGGTAAGGCCGGTACTTTGTGGGCTGATGCAGTTTATCCTATAAGCATTGAATACCCTGATGAATATCCATCAAAACCACCCAAGGTGAAATTTCCTGCTGGCTTTTATCATCCTAATATTTACCCATCAGGCACTGTATGCTTAAGTATTTTGAACGAGGACCAAGATTGGAGACCTGCTATTACCTTGAAACAGATTGTTTTGGGTGTGCAAGACTTACTAGACAGTCCAAACCCAAACTCTCCTGCCCAAGAACCTGCTTGGAGGGCTTTTTCTaaaaacaaagaagaatatCAGAAAAAGGTTGCATCTCAAGCAAAAGCATATGctaaataa
- the SYO1 gene encoding Syo1p (similar to Saccharomyces cerevisiae YDL063C; ancestral locus Anc_4.248), which yields MGKSKKRSRTTANRLNPLRNGKSKNGNSKSDLNKDNATVTKKIQPLLKQLQSAVPNDRSMALSSVTLFAEDPYMRKLLLKEKLVQIILSRLLTDSNTDIIVESFGLLRNLVLEEGYDIATHLWRSNIWISITDGFTKAQSSLNSINSDTSKTSKESKRMLFDYIDNLLSLIVALANGSDSILGEILNEDKLNQLFQILIDLLNFGYDKIPANLFNTILDLIYDFSSESFEFIETISNNNVLGEFIKGLPELMKTSKDKNTFNELSVVLTQGIYLQFLDTDINTNQITEIVQNVLEAINDVDLKNIKENLAVLDNDEELAKADDAAVAEKIRDYSKKRNEAMMRLQSIEIAIDLITAVIEITATLYEDKSSNLQISDDFMKVFTDILPHVFQTLSEAFTSRILIAWNNLLWLFITLGVSIFELSNNQFDQLWHFIIDLEEKQKEDLGVKLGRLSVIWAILKTVTVNDKETISQILEKLSIFNNMSFINTIIEDYKSAPKEISDIEECIELKQRYCGILGTMASIQGQISINEIIGKFLLSELASKETPTVLLVEITNLLFEIYPDSNFDYDGPVFIQQGFLNILRDQVVPNLKAQFKFVDKNKDELLKEKCTETFNNLNSFINYKANEK from the coding sequence ATGGGTAAATCTAAAAAGAGATCAAGAACAACTGCTAACCGTTTGAATCCATTACGAAATGGTAAAAGTAAAAACGGTAACTCAAAATCTGATCTGAATAAAGATAATGCTACTGTAACAAAGAAGATTCAACCGCTGTTGAAACAATTACAATCTGCTGTGCCAAACGATCGTTCCATGGCTCTATCTTCTGTAACTTTATTTGCAGAAGATCCATACATGAGAAAGTTactattaaaagaaaagctTGTCCAGATTATATTATCAAGATTGTTAACTGATTCTAACACTGATATCATTGTAGAATCATTTGGTTTGCTGAGAAACTTAGTACTAGAAGAAGGTTACGATATCGCAACTCACCTATGGAGATCGAACATTTGGATTAGTATAACGGACGGTTTTACTAAAGCTCAAAGTTCCTTGAATTCTATAAATTCAGACACTTCAAAAACATCAAAGGAATCTAAAAGAATGCTGTTTGACTacattgataatttattgtcTTTAATTGTCGCATTGGCTAATGGTTCAGATTCTATATTAggtgaaattttaaatgaagataaattaaatcaattatttcaaattctcATCGATTTACTAAATTTTGGTTATGATAAAATTCCAGCTAATCTATTTAATACGATTTTAGATTTGATATATGATTTCAGTTCTGAgtcatttgaatttatagAAACAATCTCAAATAACAATGTATTGGGagaatttattaaaggTTTACCtgaattaatgaaaacttcaaaagataaaaatacatttaatgaattgtCAGTTGTATTAACACAAggtatatatttacaatttttgGATACTGATATTAACACTAACCAAATTACTGAAATTGTTCAAAATGTTTTGGAGGCCATTAATGATgttgatttgaaaaatattaaagaaaatctAGCGGTCttagataatgatgaagagTTAGCAAAAGCAGACGATGCTGCAGTTGCAGAAAAGATTAGAGATTATTCTAAGAAACGTAATGAGGCCATGATGCGTTTGCAAAGTATTGAGATAGCTATTGACTTGATCACTGCTGTCATTGAAATAACAGCTACCTTATATGAAGATAAAAGCAGCAACTTGCAAATATCCGACGACTTCATGAAAGTGTTTACTGATATATTACCACATGTTTTCCAAACATTATCAGAAGCATTTACTTCACGTATTCTAATTGCATGGAATAACTTACTGTGGTTATTCATTACTCTTGGTGTTAGCATTTTTGAACTATCCAATAATCAGTTTGATCAATTATGGCACTTTATTATAGATCTAGAAgagaaacaaaaagaagaCTTGGGAGTTAAGCTAGGTAGATTAAGTGTCATTTGGgcaattttaaaaactgTTACAGTTAACGATAAAGAAACAATTTCTCAAATTTTAGAGAAATTAAgcatatttaataatatgtCATTCATTAATACTATTATAGAAGATTATAAGTCTGCTCCTAAGGAGATTtctgatattgaagaatgtattgaattaaaacaaagatACTGTGGTATTTTAGGGACAATGGCATCTATTCAAGGTCAAATTTCAATCAATGAAATAATTGGTAAGTTCTTATTATCAGAACTAGCATCAAAAGAAACACCAACGGTTTTACTAGTTGAAAtaacaaatttattatttgaaatatacCCTGATtctaattttgattatGACGGTCCGGTTTTCATACAGCAAGGTTTCTTGAACATCTTACGAGACCAGGTTGTTCCAAATTTAAAGGCtcaatttaaatttgttgataaaaacaaagatGAACTGTTAAAAGAAAAGTGTACTgaaacttttaataatttaaacagtttcattaattacaaagctaatgaaaaatga
- the TPHA0B00790 gene encoding 40S ribosomal protein uS14 (similar to Saccharomyces cerevisiae RPS29B (YDL061C) and RPS29A (YLR388W); ancestral locus Anc_4.245), whose protein sequence is MAHENVWFSHPRRFGKGSRQCRVCSSHTGLIRKYGLNICRQCFRERANDIGFNKYR, encoded by the coding sequence ATGGCTCACGAAAACGTTTGGTTCTCTCACCCAAGAAGATTCGGTAAAGGTTCTCGTCAATGTAGAGTCTGTTCTTCTCACACTGGTTTGATCAGAAAGTACGGTTTAAACATCTGTCGTCAATGTTTCAGAGAAAGAGCTAACGACATCGGTTTCAACAAGTACAGATAA
- the TSR1 gene encoding small subunit rRNA maturation protein TSR1 (similar to Saccharomyces cerevisiae TSR1 (YDL060W); ancestral locus Anc_4.244) has protein sequence MAGHSHRTSVKNGHKTFKSKHASKGALKRLYKGKVEKTIANGKMIKTITKFQRKNTAKQLRSKKISSTLEIRKLFEGKNGAEKIITVILLTEDISANDIISKLVKSDDIEIPEKDDSPLVNDVFITKYKTNLKFIVPDMSNFLNILDSAKVADFVVFGLSGTSEVDQEFGEQVIRALELQGISSYIGVVTNLSKVHKKEKFQLDVKQSLESYFKHFFPNEDHIFNLEKSSEALNALRFLCQRYPRPVSWRDNRGYLVAQKVDFVENNNDPNSENGNLVIEGTVRGVGFNADRLVHIPGLGDFQVNGIERILNSTRGPKPSTTTLDEVELLDAELSNKFEANQATRETLEEYALEDLDIEEWSDYDDDFEYENLTSARYDDHGFLPGRETAAKKVKLPKGTSEYQAKWYLDDVIDIDEDDEIEDHIGEEDLVEKLQTEYDEDMNMDTDDLASNHVAFSTTDAQTEAGDDDFIDLSPEEEERQWREFKAQESDDRDFPDEIELNPTESGIERMKRYRGLKNLHSCVWNYNEKDPYAPAEWKRILKIGDYKNIRNRLLKEAKKSAQVIAGDRIKIYIQFPKCLLEKITDPTQILVSVYSLLPHEHKNAMVNFSVERWEAYDEPVPSHEPLIVQYGVRRYTIQPLFSSASNSSNNVHKYERFLHHDTISIATCIAPVDFTQSPAIFFKSNPNDPKGLELVGQGSFLNADHTRILAKRAVLTGHPFRFHKNVVTVRYMFFNADDVEWFKSIPLFTKSGRSGFIKESLGTHGYFKASFDAKLSAQDIVGMALFKRMWPNTSLPWYGEE, from the coding sequence ATGGCTGGTCATTCACATAGAACTTCTGTTAAGAACGGTCATAAGACGTTTAAATCAAAGCATGCCTCTAAAGGGGCCTTGAAGAGATTGTATAAGGGTAAAGTTGAGAAAACTATTGCAAATGGTAAGATGATTAAGACTATCACAAAGTtccaaagaaaaaacacTGCAAAACAATTGAGAAGTAAGAAAATATCATCTACTTTAGAGATTAGAAAGTTATTTGAAGGTAAAAATGGTGCTGAGAAAATTATCACAGTTATTCTATTAACTGAAGATATTAGTGCAAATGATATCATCTCAAAACTAGTGAAAAGTGACGACATTGAAATCCCAGAAAAAGATGACTCTCCATTAGTCAACGATGTATTCATTACCAAATACAAGAcgaatttgaaatttattgttCCTGATATGTCGAACTTCTTGAACATTTTAGATTCTGCGAAAGTCGCTGATTTCGTTGTCTTTGGTTTGAGTGGTACTTCTGAAGTCGATCAAGAATTTGGTGAACAAGTGATTAGAGCATTAGAGTTACAAGGTATTTCATCGTACATCGGTGTCGTTACAAATTTGTCAAAAGTTCACAAGAAGGAGAAGTTCCAATTAGATGTCAAACAATCTTTAGAGAGTTATTTCAAACATTTTTTCCCAAATGAGGACCATATATTCAACCTAGAGAAAAGCTCCGAAGCATTGAACGCATTGAGATTTTTATGCCAAAGATATCCACGTCCAGTCAGCTGGAGGGACAATAGAGGTTATTTAGTTGCTCAAAAAGTCGACTTcgttgaaaataataatgatcCAAATTCTGAAAATGGTAACTTGGTCATCGAAGGTACTGTTCGTGGTGTCGGTTTTAACGCTGACAGATTAGTGCATATTCCAGGGTTGGGTGATTTCCAAGTTAATGGAATCGAAAGAATTTTGAACTCCACACGAGGACCAAAACCTTCAACTACAACACTAGATGAAGTCGAACTGTTGGACGCTGAGCTAAGTAACAAATTTGAAGCAAACCAAGCTACAAGAGAAACTTTAGAAGAATATGCTTTAGAGGACTTGGACATCGAAGAATGGTCTGACTACGATGACGATTTCGAATACGAAAATTTAACTTCCGCAAGATACGATGACCATGGGTTTTTACCTGGTAGAGAAACAGCTGCGAAAAAAGTGAAACTTCCAAAGGGTACTTCCGAGTACCAAGCTAAATGGTATCTGGATGATGTCATCGACATTGAcgaagatgatgaaataGAAGATCACATTGGAGAGGAAGATCTTGtagaaaaattacaaaCCGAATACGATGAAGACATGAATATGGACACCGATGATCTTGCCAGTAATCATGTTGCATTCTCAACAACTGACGCACAAACCGAAGCTGGTGATGACgattttattgatttatccccagaagaagaagaacgTCAATGGCGAGAGTTCAAAGCACAAGAATCTGATGATCGTGATTTCCCTGACGAAATCGAATTGAATCCAACCGAATCAGGTATTGAAAGAATGAAGAGATACAGAGGTTTAAAGAATCTGCACAGTTGTGTATGGAActataatgaaaaagatCCATATGCTCCAGCTGAATGGAAGCGTATTTTAAAAATCGGAGactataaaaatatcagaaATAGACTACTAAAAGAAGCTAAGAAGTCTGCACAAGTTATTGCTGGCGATCGTATAAAGATTTACATCCAATTCCCAAAATgtttattagaaaaaattacTGACCCAACCCAAATATTAGTTTCTGTCTACAGCTTATTACCTCACGAGCACAAGAATGCTATGGTTAATTTCTCTGTTGAAAGATGGGAAGCATACGATGAACCAGTTCCTTCTCACGAACCACTTATTGTACAATACGGTGTTAGAAGATACACTATTCAGCCGCTATTTTCTTCAGCATCAAATAGTTCTAACAATGTTCATAAATATGAAAGATTCTTGCATCACGACACTATCTCCATTGCCACATGTATTGCGCCTGTTGATTTCACACAATCTCCTGctattttcttcaaatcgAATCCAAATGATCCAAAGGGTCTAGAATTAGTTGGCCAAGGTTCATTCCTAAATGCTGATCATACAAGAATTCTAGCAAAGAGAGCTGTATTAACTGGTCATCCATTCAGATTCCACAAGAATGTCGTCACTGTTCGTTACATGTTCTTCAACGCAGATGACGTTGAATGGTTCAAGTCTATTCCATTATTCACAAAATCTGGCAGATCAGGTTTCATCAAAGAAAGTTTGGGTACACACGGTTACTTCAAAGCCTCATTCGACGCCAAACTTTCGGCACAAGATATCGTAGGAATGGCTTTATTCAAACGTATGTGGCCAAACACTTCCCTTCCATGGTATGGtgaagaataa